The Sulfurimonas sp. genome window below encodes:
- a CDS encoding ATP-binding protein, whose protein sequence is MQNLLEEFYKTDLIVNKFQFRKLFLEEDISYQINGISQVGKTKLVKNYLLTLKKNTYLYIDCSDVRIELDEFNKYISSFCIENKIDILVYDNYIEEFKIPNVSQLIITSEVPIDNEYLTSVTLYPLDYEEFLAYEHKYDSTALNHFFQLGAYPAMHKINSDERNIYIQKTLSYTLDAQEFEILKICARMNSLKLSPFSIYERLKQIQKVSKDKLYRSFDSLVAKNYIHLLYKYNHKKATKKVYLCDISLKSALVSQKHFGRLFENMLFLELLKHKHEMFYDDGIDFYLPNDSEIILSMPFADERSLFKKVESLEAFIVTNGITQVTAITMNNEAIISHPFSRIEMIPFDIWALGD, encoded by the coding sequence ATGCAAAATTTACTTGAAGAATTTTATAAAACCGATCTTATTGTTAATAAATTTCAATTTAGAAAACTGTTTTTAGAAGAAGATATCAGTTATCAAATAAATGGTATATCTCAGGTTGGAAAAACAAAGTTAGTAAAAAACTACCTTTTAACTCTAAAAAAAAATACCTATTTATATATAGATTGCTCTGATGTAAGAATAGAACTGGATGAGTTTAACAAATATATCTCTTCTTTTTGTATAGAGAATAAGATAGATATACTTGTGTACGATAACTATATAGAAGAGTTTAAAATTCCAAATGTATCTCAGCTTATCATAACATCTGAAGTACCTATAGATAATGAGTACCTTACAAGTGTAACACTTTATCCTCTGGATTATGAAGAGTTCTTAGCTTATGAGCACAAATACGATTCAACAGCTCTTAATCATTTCTTTCAGCTTGGTGCTTATCCAGCAATGCATAAGATCAACTCTGATGAGAGAAACATATATATACAAAAAACACTATCTTACACTTTGGATGCCCAAGAGTTTGAGATTTTAAAAATATGTGCAAGAATGAACTCTTTGAAGTTATCGCCTTTTTCTATATATGAGAGGCTAAAACAAATTCAAAAAGTATCAAAAGACAAACTATATAGAAGCTTTGATAGCTTGGTAGCAAAAAACTATATACATTTACTATATAAATACAATCATAAAAAAGCTACAAAAAAAGTATATCTGTGCGATATATCATTAAAGTCTGCACTTGTAAGTCAAAAACACTTTGGCAGACTTTTTGAGAATATGCTATTTTTGGAGTTGTTAAAACACAAACATGAAATGTTTTATGATGATGGTATAGATTTTTATCTGCCTAATGACAGTGAAATAATCCTTTCTATGCCTTTTGCAGATGAAAGAAGTTTATTTAAAAAAGTGGAAAGTTTAGAAGCTTTTATAGTAACAAACGGTATAACTCAAGTTACTGCGATCACTATGAATAATGAAGCAATCATATCTCATCCTTTTTCAAGGATAGAAATGATACCATTTGATATAT